The Arachis hypogaea cultivar Tifrunner chromosome 19, arahy.Tifrunner.gnm2.J5K5, whole genome shotgun sequence genome has a window encoding:
- the LOC140181941 gene encoding uncharacterized protein isoform X1, with the protein MRSPVKNSGKIQFTSAYALLKQFQIKREHVLAACGDSSKHETMKKGKMPKKKLTRVDDEGQSKMATKKITNMKDREDQIKMPTKNCNEENHLVKMKANEIEGQSGKKPSKKKVPMKKSKVEDDKTKMNTNDADGQSKKPTNKKMLMKKSNEEDANEEEHKIESLIPAMTLDEFFEKYGISLDENDEEYEYDYDDHNPSVGDSSDSQLGTKKKKVRGPTQLKHIHAMETQIELTWCNDRPIGPTKTQVQLFSRFLGTLARNSNLVTLLYTSWQAVSSETKTSMLDYAKVTRPFSFLNCLQLGLALYGKIT; encoded by the exons ATGAGGAGTCCAgtaaaaaattcaggaaaaataCAATTCACAAGTGCTTATGCATTGCTAAAACAATTTCAAATCAAAAGGGAGCATGTTTTAGCTGCATGTGGGGATAGTAGTAAACATGAGAcaatgaaaaagggaaagatgccGAAAAAGAAGCTGACAAGAGTTGACGATGAAGGTCAAAGCAAAATGGCAACCAAGAAGATAACAAACATGAAAGATCGTGAAGATCAAATCAAGATGCCAACAAAGAACTGCAATGAAGAAAATCATCTAGTCAAGATGAAAGCCAATGAAATTGAGGGTCAAAGTGGGAAGAAGCCGTCTAAGAAGAAGGTGCCAATGAAGAAATCAAAGGTGGAAGATGATAAAACCAAGATGAATACCAATGACGCTGATGGTCAAAGCAAGAAGCCAACCAATAAGAAGATGCTGATGAAGAAATCGAATGAAGAAGATGCCAATGAAGAAGAACATAAGATTGAGTCTCTTATCCCAGCTATGACTTTGGATGAATTCTTCGAAAAATATGGGATATcgttggatgaaaatgatgaagaataTGAATATGATTATGATGATCACAATCCAAGTGTTGGTGATAGTAGTGATAGTCAACTCG gtaccaaaaagaaaaaagttcgTGGTCCCACCCAACTCAAGCATATTCATGCTATGGAGACACAGATAGAGTTAACATGGTGCAACGACAGACCTATAGGCCCAACAAAGACACAGGTTCAATTGTTTAGTCGATTTTTAGGTACACTTGCAAGAAACTCTAATTTGGTCACGTTATTATATACTAGTTGGCAAGCTGTGTCAAGTGAGACTAAAACTTCAATGTTGGATTATGCAAAGGTAACTAGACCATTCTCCTTTTTAAATTGTTTACAATTAGGCTTAGCATTGTACGGTAAAATAACATAA
- the LOC140181941 gene encoding uncharacterized protein isoform X2, which yields MRSPVKNSGKIQFTSAYALLKQFQIKREHVLAACGDSSKHETMKKGKMPKKKLTRVDDEGQSKMATKKITNMKDREDQIKMPTKNCNEENHLVKMKANEIEGQSGKKPSKKKVPMKKSKVEDDKTKMNTNDADGQSKKPTNKKMLMKKSNEEDANEEEHKIESLIPAMTLDEFFEKYGISLDENDEEYEYDYDDHNPSVGDSSDSQLGTKKKKVRGPTQLKHIHAMETQIELTWCNDRPIGPTKTQVQLFSRFLGTLARNSNLVTLLYTSWQAVSSETKTSMLDYAKSKYKIPSDAEPWVIDTIGES from the exons ATGAGGAGTCCAgtaaaaaattcaggaaaaataCAATTCACAAGTGCTTATGCATTGCTAAAACAATTTCAAATCAAAAGGGAGCATGTTTTAGCTGCATGTGGGGATAGTAGTAAACATGAGAcaatgaaaaagggaaagatgccGAAAAAGAAGCTGACAAGAGTTGACGATGAAGGTCAAAGCAAAATGGCAACCAAGAAGATAACAAACATGAAAGATCGTGAAGATCAAATCAAGATGCCAACAAAGAACTGCAATGAAGAAAATCATCTAGTCAAGATGAAAGCCAATGAAATTGAGGGTCAAAGTGGGAAGAAGCCGTCTAAGAAGAAGGTGCCAATGAAGAAATCAAAGGTGGAAGATGATAAAACCAAGATGAATACCAATGACGCTGATGGTCAAAGCAAGAAGCCAACCAATAAGAAGATGCTGATGAAGAAATCGAATGAAGAAGATGCCAATGAAGAAGAACATAAGATTGAGTCTCTTATCCCAGCTATGACTTTGGATGAATTCTTCGAAAAATATGGGATATcgttggatgaaaatgatgaagaataTGAATATGATTATGATGATCACAATCCAAGTGTTGGTGATAGTAGTGATAGTCAACTCG gtaccaaaaagaaaaaagttcgTGGTCCCACCCAACTCAAGCATATTCATGCTATGGAGACACAGATAGAGTTAACATGGTGCAACGACAGACCTATAGGCCCAACAAAGACACAGGTTCAATTGTTTAGTCGATTTTTAGGTACACTTGCAAGAAACTCTAATTTGGTCACGTTATTATATACTAGTTGGCAAGCTGTGTCAAGTGAGACTAAAACTTCAATGTTGGATTATGCAAAG tctaaatataaaattccaaGTGATGCTGAGCCTTGGGTGATAGATACCATTGGAGAGTCATAG